In Acidobacteriota bacterium, the genomic window GAACGTGAGCACGACCGCGTACGCCTTCAGCGTGAACCAGAGGACGCCGAGGACGGGAAGCGCGTCCACCCCCGGTCCGTGCCAGCCGCCGAGCCAGAGCGTCGTCATGATCGACGAGACCACCGCGACCTCGCCGTACTCGGCGACGAAGAACACGCCCCAGCGCATGCCGGAGTACTCGGTGAGGAACCCCGCGACGAGCTCCGACTCGGCCTCGGGCAGGTCGAAGGGGTTGCGGTTCGTCTCGGCGAGCGCCGCGATGAAGTAGGTGCAGAACGCGAGCGGGAGGACGAGGAGGTTCACGAGGAGCCCCGGCTGCGACTCGGTGATGTCCACCATCGAGAGCGAGCCGGTGACGAGCACGACCGTCACGAGCGAGAGGATCTGCGGCACCTCGTACGAGACGAGCTGGCCCGCCGAGCGGAGGCCGCCGATGAGCGAGTACTTGTCGTTCGAGGCCCACCCGGCGATGACGATGCCGAGCACCGTCATGGAGCCGAGGGTGGTCAGGTAGAGGAGCCCGATGTTGAGATCGGCGCCGAGGATGCCGGGCGCGAAGGGCAGCACCGCGAACGAGGCGAGCATCGGGCTGAAGACGATGAGCGGCGCGGCGAGGAAGAACCACTTGTCGGTGACCCGCGCCCGGATGTCCTCCTTGCCGATGAGCTTGAGCGCGTCGGCGATCGTCTGGAGGAGGCCGAAGGGCCCGGTGTGGATCGGCCCGACGCGGTCCTGCATGAGCGCCTGGATCTTCCGCTCCAGGTAGATCTGCACGAGCGCCCCGTTCAGCACGACGACGATCGCGAGCACCACCGCGATGAGGAGGCGGAGCACCGCCCAGACGACGGGA contains:
- a CDS encoding NADH-quinone oxidoreductase subunit H, giving the protein MPDGPLGLDPVVWAVLRLLIAVVLAIVVVLNGALVQIYLERKIQALMQDRVGPIHTGPFGLLQTIADALKLIGKEDIRARVTDKWFFLAAPLIVFSPMLASFAVLPFAPGILGADLNIGLLYLTTLGSMTVLGIVIAGWASNDKYSLIGGLRSAGQLVSYEVPQILSLVTVVLVTGSLSMVDITESQPGLLVNLLVLPLAFCTYFIAALAETNRNPFDLPEAESELVAGFLTEYSGMRWGVFFVAEYGEVAVVSSIMTTLWLGGWHGPGVDALPVLGVLWFTLKAYAVVLTF